The sequence below is a genomic window from Lolium perenne isolate Kyuss_39 chromosome 4, Kyuss_2.0, whole genome shotgun sequence.
tatagctttctccgtgcgagggtttaccaatggatttttttatttgctttgctttgtttaggacatatgcacatggaaaccataggtttggaatgaaataggccatggatgagccgtagcaggagtttccacatacatatcctggattttaccaagtgtgggcccatgtatgcggaaatcgtcaacgccgggtacatgcaaggttagacaaaccttacatcacacttgtacacatatgttagggacaaatgcaagttttcaagcgattccgacgctccgtgatctcgtatcttgggaaaccctagggcggggaccctgcagatctacccctatagctttctccgtgcgagggtttaccaatggatttttttatttgctttgctttgtttaggacatatgcacatggaaaccataggtttggaatgaaataggccccggatgagccgtagcaggagtttccacatacaaatcctggattttaccaagtgtcggcccatgtatgcggaaatcgtcaacgcgggtacatgcaaggttagacaaaccttacatcacacttgtacacatatgttagggacaaatgcaagttttcaagcgattccgacgctccggtgatctcgtatcttgggaaaccctaggccgggaCCTTgcggatctacccctatagcttttttcgtgcgagggttcaccaatggatttttttaatttctttgctttgtttaggacatatgcacatggaaaccataggtttggaatgaaataggccccggatgagccgtagcaggagtttcagcgattcggacgctccgtggtttgtatctagggaaaccctaggggcggGGACCCCtaaatctacccctagggttagggttagggttatagttagggttagcaatggacttttttcctttgttttaggacatatgtacatcgatagcagatgttgggcctactggatcccgtcgacccgtctacgaagagcgtcactcgtgggatctacataagccatctaccatttttttctttaaaaaagtaactatttttacataattcatactagtacataaataaaacaaacataatataaagttaatgaccaaaaagaaaaaaagaaaaaaaaaatgtatgccgagggtggccgtcggcataggcgggtgatgccctatgccgagggtggccctcggcgcctCGCTGACGCCGTGACCGGGCCGTCACGGCCGGAGCGGGACCGGAGCAGATGCTcgtgctacgccgacggccctgggtacgccgagggtggccgtcggcgtatcctTCTCTACGCCGAGGGGATGTCTACGCCGAGGGGCTCGTTGGGCCGCTGCCCTGGACcggacgtacgccgacggccccgacatttggccgtcggcgtacgccacggccgtcggcgcagcgcgccattcctgtagtgcgaGCGACACGCTGGGGACAAAGAAAATCTCCAGGCAGAGAGAGATCATCCCCACGCATACGCACCCAGCCAGAACAGCGCGAGCTTCTCGCCTCAAGACCCACGAAGAACTTCGCCTTCTTCTCGCGCAGGTGGCCGAGATAAGAGGGCGACTTGGTGTGCGCCGTGAGGAGCACGAGTGCACCGCAGGCTAACCAGTTTGCCGGAGATCGAAGATCATGCCGGTCGTTTTCGTTAAGGGTGAGAAGCAACGCTAATATTTATATATATTTTTCTTTCTTGCATCTAGCATGGTGGCGCTGATGTCTCTGCCGGCCGAGGagcggctggcaccatggagagATCGTTGTGTCCTGCATGATCTAGCGGGGTGTGTATCCTCTCACAGTAGGGAAGGAGCGGTGGTCCTGCGAACTGTCTCCGCCATGGACAGAGGCGCGGTCGACGGGTCGGAGGTTGCCGATCTACGACCGCCCTCATCACCTCGTTGACTACCTCAACCACGCAGCCGAGGTGGTACCGAGCCCGGTACATGCTCGTATGTCGTCGCCTCCGGCGATGATGTTGATCCCGGCATGCTCGTCGATATGAACAACTCGCTCTGTTGATGGAGGCGCCATTGACTGGTCGCTCCAAGCACAGCTGCGACCGTTCATACCACGGCGGCGAtagcgctgccatcttcaccttcATCAACTTCCGAGTCGCACGGTTTACGGCTAAGCTGTCGCGAACTTTGGACGGCTGGCCGTGTTCTACGGAGTTGGCATGCAGCACCTAGCCGACCCATCTTCAAATCCTCCGGCAAGCCGTGCAATGTGGCCGGTCGTGCTGGACATCGGCGTGGCGCCGGTGCGGGGCGGATGTCGCTGCCATCGGCGGTGCGTCATGCGCCGGGCTCGTCGTGTACCCGGTCAGCTGGGCATGGGGGTATAGATGTGGAAGTTGTCGCCCGCTGTGGTTGCCATTATTGCGGCCATAGCCGCGTCGCCGTCATGTTCGCTGGGCTCTCGGAGCTGCAGCTTGCGGACATCGTTTGGCTGCCGACGCTGTTCCTCACCATCATCATTACGGGCTGAAGAAGCTGTCGTCCGATCGCTGGGCTACCAACCGGCTTTCCGTTGGCCAAGCAGTGCTCTTGCGGCTTTACCAGCGCGAGACGTACGCGTAATGTAATGCCAGTTTACTCATACGCTGCTCCAGACTCATGTATTGGTGCATGAGTACATGAGCCAAAACGTTGCTTATGCTTAACTCGCTCATGCACGTGCCAGTGCATGGGCATGGACATACGTGGGCGAGCGACTGCCTGCCGTCGTTCGTCGTTGTGTTCATCTTCTCACTTCTCTTAAAACGACTACGTCACTACGGGAAAAATAGGCGTTGCCGTGCACCCTTTCTTTGCCGTGTGttcccgcacggcaaagatttctttgccgtgcgcacagataaaaacgcacggcaaagaccttGGCCACGGAAAAGATAGAcacaagcgcacggcaaagatatgATTCACGGCAACGATGGAAGAGGCCGCACGGTAAAGAAATGTGCACGGCAATGTTCCAACacaccgcacggcaaagacttGGTGCACGGCAAAGGTGTTGGGCATTGCCGTGTCTCATCCTTTGCCATGCGCGCAGCTGGGTTCCACGGCAAAGCagcctttgcctagtgtttttgaaaaacgcacggcaaagaagcctttgcctagtgtaagcgcacggcaaagatgtaaAAACTGGATTTTTTTCTCATCTCAAAAGGCATGGCATGGTATAGTTATCAACAAACGAACatatagctcagtggcaaggttgCTCGCTTTCCCTACTCTGTGTCCTACGTTCGATTCCCAGACCAGCCAGTTTGAGGcctttttttagataaaacatgttaggcacacggcaaagaagcaacctttgccgtgcggcgtcacacggcaaagcctttgccgtgcaacattGGCGAGGCGCACGGCTAAGAAGCCTTTGCCGTCGATTGCTTTACCGTgcggtctttgccgtgcggcaacgcacggcaaagcctttgccgtgcatataaggccctttgccgtgcaaatagttgcacggcaaagaaagTTTTTCCCGTAGTGTACCTTTACTTCCGCGGGGTGTACCTCTCGCACTTTCGGCGAAACTACAAAGCTGTCGCGACGTCAAGCGAAGCTGAAGCATGCATGCTACCTCGACACCAACACCGACGCCGAGGCAAGACGGCGAGGCGGGCATGGCCGGAGCAAAGGCCATGCTATCCACCGCACGTGTACACGCTAGTGCACGGACTTTGCTGTCGCCAACACACACCATCACCATGCATGAAGAACGCGAAGCGAAGACCGAAGACGACGACCAATCAGCTTAATCGTAGGTGTCTCGCGGTTCTATCCGCGGGAGTAATTAACCGGGTGTCTTCCGAGGCCCCGGGAACCAGGAAACCATAATCGCCTAGTCATACTGGCCGCGCCAGCAGGCCATACGGAGCGCACACTCGGGATTAGTTTATTAGTCGCGATGATTAATATGTATCTTTTCCCTTTTATTTTTGTGTACTTGTACACTGGCACGCCCGCACATTTTATTTTCCCCCGGCGTACGGGAGACGCGTTTTTCTCTTCCTCCTATGGAAGAGCGTTTCTTTTCGTGTCAAACACATCCGACAGCCGATTGGTTTTTGCAGGTACttttagggtgtgttcggtttggaGATGGGGTGGAACGGAATGGAACCGTTTTGCACCCAGAGCCCGTTCCTGCGTTCGGTTGCAAACTGGAATGGAATGAAGTGGTTCCTCCAAATGGAATATTCCCTCCAGATCCGGAATGAAGTGGTTCATCTGATTCGGCCGGACGAGGTTGAACGGGTGACTGTCACACGCTGATTAATtaagtttagcaataattaaccaagtttagcaataattaatCAAGTTTAGCACTACTTAATCAAGTTTAGCAAATAATTAATTGAGTTTAGAATAATTAATCGGGTGATTATctgaccattccattccattctcaTCCCATTCCAAAACCGAACACAATGATGGAACCGTTCCGTGACAATTTTTTTATCCAAACCGAACACAGGGATGGAACGGTTCCGTCCCAGTGGAATGAaatggttccattccattccaccccatccccaaaccgaacacacccttagcTTCTGCCGTCCAAAAAGCCATAGGTGAAAACTATTGGCGATGCTATTTGAATGCAAAGTACATAATGATGATACGAGTTTTACCAATACTGTCTATTCTCTCGAAGTTTCAATAATTATGCTTACCCAATCATACACTAAAATTTCTATTAAGATATTGTTTAGACCATATGCTTTAGATATATCTACCATAAATATGTATACATTATATAGTTTATGCATTTACTGGAAGTTGAGTGATGAAGaaaattattttacaaaataTAGTTTAATTCTAGCACGATGAAAATGTATATCAACTATATGTACATAAAAATATATAATTATAAAACTAGGATTTAGCAATTTTGTTTAGTGCTTAACTCTCGTACAACATGCTAAAATTAAGTATAAAAGTTCAATGTAAATTTTGCTTACCCTACGTATTAATTTCTCGAACACAAAGAAACATTGTTATGTAGTAAAGATCTCTTCACTTCATCACATTAATATCATTCCTCCATCTCTAATTCCTCCTAAGGCTTTTGTAGAAACATAGGGTGCACATGCCAGACTTATACAACAAAACATTTGGACTCGGGCGGAAGTCCATTTATTGGACAATACATGTTTCATCACCTTATAAACAGAAATTGACAGCATACGGACAAGTGGGTATGTGCCTTAAGTACCCTAGGCCGTTGCAGCTACTCCTGTAGTGATATGAACAAGTCGAGGTTGTGCCTCAATCCCCTGAACCTCAAGTACCCTAGTAGGCGTGAAAACGGAACGGATTATTTCCGGCCGACAGACCGACTAAGGCAAACATGGATTTGGTCGGATAGTTGACGGATACGATCACAGATACGGTTAGTAGTAAATGGATACGGAAAAGCATGTGGGTTTACTTATATCCGTCCGTATTCGAAGATATACTTTCACCATTATTACTTTTGTTAGAGATGAATCTTGTAAGCACGGGCACCGTATCCATGAAATTGAGAGTGTTGTTATATGTAGTACTTCCTGCATCCCATGAAACTTGTTTTAGacttgtctaaatttgaatatatCAACATACAATATTGTTTTTTACACGTTTAAATTTTAACAAATCTAAAACAACCTTTAGAAAATAAAGATACTCAAGAAAATATCCAGTGTCGCATGGTGGTCTTCTAGAAGGAGATGGACAGAGGTGTAAGTGCGGTGTGTGCATTACTGCTGACCACCTAACCAATCCCAGAGGCCCAAGGGGTTGCTGTAGCCGTGAACACGAACTGACACATTCATAAACCCACACCGCTGCTCTTCGATCCATCTTCTTCTTCCTACCTCAGACACACCTCATTATGTTTTCTTAACCACCACCTACAAATTATCACTTCTGTTCGACAAAATTAAATTCCTAATGAAATGGTAGTGCAGCAGATTGGCAGGCGGCTGCAGATCAATGCCTTTGGCAATTATTGGCAAGTGAAACCGAAGAAGGCGGTCGATTCATTTCATGCTGAAGTCTGTCCGATTCCAGTTTCCAGCAGAGAATGCAGAAAACTTGCACCGATCCGACAGGCCCTGAAGCCCAAGCCCAGCCCAGTGTACTGGTGGGCATGACGAGTTCAACTATAAAAGCTTCCATACGGACACGGACACGGCGCACCGAAAAGCAAACAAACGCCGAGCAGCCGAGCAGCTACCTCACTGACACAGTGACACTGCCTCACTCGATCGCGCGGCTGACGTGATGGACTTGCCCGGGGCCGTCCGCTCCCTGTCCATCCTCCTCCCGATTCTCATGGCCGCCGCCATCACCGTGGCCGCTGCCGCCGCGGCGCCGGCACCACCTTCGCCGTTCCGGACGGTGTACGCGTTCGGCGACTCGTTCACGGACACGGGCAACACGCACTCAACGACCGGCCCCTACTCCTTCGGCTACGTCTCCCACGCGCCGTACGGCGCCACCTTCTTCCACCGCTCCACCAACCGCTACTCCGACGGCCGCCTCGTCGTGGACTTCCTCGCCGCCGACGCCCTCCGCCTCCCCTCCTTCCTCCCGCCCTACCTCTCCACCCTCTCCTCCAACTCCGCCGCCGCAAACGCCACCAACAACCCCGGCGGCTCGGTCAACTTCGCGGTGGCCGGCGCGACGGCCATCGAGCACGAGTGGTTCGTCAAGAACAACCTCAGCTTCGACATCACGCCGCAGTCCATCATGACGGAGCTCGGCTGGTTCGACGCGCACCTCAAGGCCCGGCGGATCGCCCAGAAGGACGTGGGCGAGGCGCTGTTCTGGGTGGGGGAGATCGGGGCCAACGACTACGCCTACAGCTTCATCGACGCCGCCACCATCCCGCGCAAGCTCATCCGGACCATGGCCGTCGACAGGGTCACAAACTTCCTCGAGGTACTGTAAACTTTCGCTCAGTTAGCTAGTTAGTTACAACTTCGATCTACATATGTGGACATGCAGTAGTTAGTTTCTCTCATTTCGTGTTTCTTCGATCTCACTCTTTGTCTTTGACACCACTTATGAGAGACAGACACACACATGACACACCTACACGCATGATGCAGTAATCTAGAGTAGACCACAATGACTCAATGAGTAAAGTTTACCAGAAGTAGTGCAATTAGCTTTGAATGCTTGCTAGATCTCCCAACTTAATGGCTGTTACAGTTAAGTGATCCATAAGTAGTCTCTAGTACGTAAAATGcagctttttttttgcgaaaattgtAGTAAAATGTAGCTAGCACAGGGTGAGAGTGCTCAGAACTTGAGACTCCATGCATCTTGTGATCGATGTGTCCCTGTCACAACATTTCATTTGACAGATCGGTGCATTTACTTAGAGTAATACATACCTAGTTACTGACCTGTCCTAGTACAAGGAGTGACCGATAGTACTATTAATAACTTCTAGAGAGGTTCTCTACCTTTCCATGGTTGTGACTGAAGTGAGTGAGTGAGCTGTTCTTCCTGATACTGCCCAAGAGTGGATAGATCTACCGCTTCCTTTTTGCTGTCCCTGCCAACACTTGCTAGCTGCTCCGTCTTCAATGTTTTTCCCAGGATTATTTAGCTATTTGGAATGCAAATTATAGTGGTGTAAACAACATTTTGAAAAAAGATTAAATTCTATGTCTGATTTTTTTTCTTGTTAAAAACAACCTATCTACTGATTAATTCATAGTAGTATAAAAAATCCtaaaaagtaataaaaattacaaataaaTCTTTTGACCACCTAGCGATGACTCGGCGTGCCACCGTCCTCGCTCTGATAGGAGTAGTGCCAATCCATCATAAGGCTTGTCGTAATAATAGAGCTTATTATAGTAGTCTAGTACACAAACAGAATGTCATAGATCGGTAGAGACAGACCTGAAACCATACCAACGAACCTGAAAAGCGACGGGATCTCAGAAGATCCGTGGGATGCACAACTTCACACGTCCTCTACCAACACTAGACGCACAACGGAAACGAGGATAGGACGTAGCGAACCTTATTCTAACTTTAAAATATAGCCGCCATCTCACCATCTCGAATAAGAAGAAAAAAACCTAAACAAACAATGAAAACCATCACGCGATAAGAGGTCGTGGTGAGGTTGTGGTGATAGCCcaaacccgtaaatccgccgaaAAAATTCAGTTCCAACGGCATTTACGGGTTCTGGTAGAGATGCTCTTACAGGAGAGCCTcgggatctcctctctcttttgtcTCACCTAAActctaagactgctcatagtgggagtgacatatgtagtaacatcacacatctcaaggcattttggtgacatggcatactaataaatgaagaaagagagtgatgtggtaactagctatgttactataacatcacacatctgaaggcaatatgagtctacaacataattaaTGACACATTGCATGATATCACatctaagttactacccactatgaaagtagtaacttagactagtaacatgacatatgttactagtgtaAGTTACTCGGCACTAACTATGCATTATAACTTACAGCCGAATTCCTGGTCTGAATTTGgttcagtgttgttgttgttcgGTAGATCTAGTTAACATGCTGGTTAAATTCACTGCACGGCCCACACATTAGTACGAGTGTCTCCCGACGACCTAATTTGCTGGCCATTTACTGCACTGTCTCTGTCTGCCACCGCTGCATCTGCACGTACATACAGTGCCAGCCTCAAATTCTGCTACCTACTCAAGGAAGAAGCACCGCTGATATAAATAAAGAAACTGGTAGAGACTTCTGGAATCATGGGTCGTTGCTCATTGTTATTCATGCAGCCATCAACTAGTGCTACTTCTGTACAACGAACCATGCATCTGATTGTGTTCTGTTGAATGCCAGCAAGAAGAAATCTTGTTTACCTTGGAACTCGATAATTTCTCTTGGTTGAATTGATCTTGTTTTGCCAAATCGCAGAAGCTGGCAATGTGTCGTTCAGTTATGAAAATACTGCCACTTTCGTTACAACCAAAATTAAGCTCAGATTGTCTgaaaacacttggaagatttctcTGCGACTGACAAAAATAACATGGAAAAACATGACAGGGTCTGCTGAAGAGAGGGGCGAAGTACGTGGTCGTGCAGGGGCTGCCGCTCACGGGCTGCCTGACGATGGCCATGACGCTCGCCAAGCCGGACGACCGCGATGACCTCGGCTGCGCCGGCTCCGTGAACCAGCAGAGTCTCGCCCACAACCGCCTCCTCCAGGCCAGCCTCCGCCGGCTCCGCCGAGACCACCCGGGCGCCATCATCGCCTACGCCGACTACTACGCCGCGCACGCCGCCGTCATGAAGAGCCCGGCGCAGTACGGCTTCGCGGAGCCATTCAAGGCCTgctgcggcagcggcggcggcgactaCAACTTCGACGTCTTCTCCACTTGCGGCTCCCCGGAGGTGCCGACGGCGTGCGCCCAGCCGGCCCGGTACGTCAACTGGGACGGGGTCCACATGACGGAGGCCATGTACAAGGTCGTCGCCGGCATGTTCTTCCAAGACAACGCCGGGAAGTACTTCCGGCCGGCGTTCGGCTCCTTGCTGGCCAGGAAAGGCCACGGCAACTGACCATCGCCTATTTCACAATAAGCAGGCAGCAGCAGCAGTGAACTGGAGTACGACCATGGGCGTTTCCTATTCTCCGCTCGCTGCGATCCCTACGATCGCTCCCGCCTGAAGCCAGTCGTTGCTGGGCTAGGCCCATTTAACAAGGACAGTCATTGTTTCATTCGTGCGTACGCGTGGTTTTTTGGCTGAGGATTCTCTGACCCGGTTTTCTTTGGTTTTTCGCGGTTTTAAAGTTTTAAAGTTTCCAGACAGTTTTTCAGTTTAATATGGTTTATCTGTTTGTTGTTTGCGGTTGGTTTCCTTCTTCGTTTTTCTTcccttttttcctttttattttcattcttttcatttcatgttttcatCTACGTTTTTCTTTTTTACAgtaattattattattattttcaaaTTATGAAAAATGTACattttaaaaaaatgttcaaTTCTGGAAAATATTTAGTCCTGAAAAAGTTTAATTATGAAAAAGTTTAATTTCCAAAAAAGTTCAGATTTTAAAAACATTGAATTTTGAAAATTGTTCGGCATTTAAAAAATGTTCGATTAGGAAAATGTTCTAGTTTAAAAATGTTCGATTTTGAAAAATGTTCGTGTTTGAAAAATGTTCGATTAGGAAAATGTTCTGGTTTAAAAAATGTTCGATTTTGAAAACTATTTGATTTCTGGAAATTACTCAGATTATGAAAAATGTtcattttaaaaaatgttcaactaTGGAAAATGTTTAGTCCTGAAAAAGTTTAATTATGAAAAAGTTGAATTTCCAAAAAAGTTCAGATTTTAAAAATATtgaattttgaaaaatgttcGGCATTTGAAAAATGTTCGATTAGGAAAATGCTCtagtttaaaaaatgttcaattttGAAAAATGTTCGTGTTTGAAAAATGTTCGATTAGGAAAATGTTTTGGTTTAAAAAATGTTCGATTTTGAAAACTGTTTGATTTTTGGAAACTACTCAGATTATGATAAATGCTCGATGTTGGAAAATGTTTGATTTTTAGAAATTCCACTTATTTTGAGAAATGTTCGTATTTGGAAAATGTTCGGGTTTAAAAAAAGTTCGATTTCAAAAACTATTTGATTTTCGAAATTTGCTCAGATATTGAAAAAAACAAACAGAAAATAGAGAATCCTAAATTGTTCGAAAAATGTTTCTTAAAAAGAAAATTCTGTTTTGCCGCAGGCGAAAAGAACGATGGGACTGTTGAATGAAACAATAGAACTATGGAGGAAATAATCTGGACTCACGCGCGCACGTGAGAAGGCGACACACATCTTGATACCCAGTTATGGGCCGAGCCCATTGCTTCCGTAGTGTACGCGGAGCCGAATGGAAGCTCCGCTTAGAGCGGCGAATAGGGACACCCACGACCATGTCACGCACTCCATAATGATGGGCTACGATGGGCCTCGGAGGAATGGGCTTTTAACTAGGCATGCACTCCATAGTGGACGGTACTCTGCCAAGTTTATTGGGCCAGTGGGCCCAACTGAGACACACCTCTCTTTTTTTCTGAACATGGGAAgaacctagatgcattcattttgtATTATATGTGGAGTTACAATTTATATTAGGGACCAGTAGAAAAATAAGAAAATACAAACATGCCAGACAAAAGACCACATATCTAAACCAAGAAAAGCAATCGGGTCTAGCTCTATCTCCGAAGCGCGCATTGCATCATTGCAACACAGTCAACTGTCTCTATGTCGGAGACAAAACCACTTGGGATAGGTCGGCGGGAGCCTGCTGTCCCGGGGGCAAAGGGGTCTCCATCCTGGCATGGCATCTCCTGGAGGTTGTTTGAATCTGTTGCTGGCCAGAAGAAACCGAAGAAACCGAGGGAGGTGATTGTGGTCACCCTTCGATCATCGAAGACGGAAGCTACGCAAAAAAAAGATGGAAGCGAACGCAGCGCTACCACGGGTACATTTCCGAGAGAAGGATCGTTGCTTCAATGATGAAGATCCACCTAGTAGAAGCAAGCTTGAGTTCCCAGCATGTTGACATCACCTTGTGTCCCCTCGCCTCCACGGTCGTCGGAGAAAGAAGAAGTACCGGCTCCACGCCATCACCACATATCTCACCACGATTATTTGAAAAGATGTTGCTATATTCACCCAGATCAACATGTTGCCCCACGGCAGTTGACCGGACAGCATATCCGGTGTCTCACAGCAGCTCACGGTGACGTTGAGGATCCACTCTCCATGCTATAAAGCTAAAACACCACTCGAGCGAACCCTAATCTTaccccttgatgtctacgtgtgcttctattcttgtagacagtgttgggcctccaagagcagatgtttgtagaacagcagcaagtttcccttaagtggatcacccaaggtttatcgaactcagggaggaagaggtcaaagatatccctctcaagcaaccctgcaatcacaatacaagaagtctcttgtgtccccaacacacccaatacacttgtcagatgtataggtgcactagttcggcgaagagatagtgaaatacaagtggtatgaatgaatatgagtggtaatagcaatctgaaataaagatggcagcaagcaaacatgtaacagaacttgttggaaacggtgtttcaatgcttagaaacaaggcctagggatcatactttcactagtggacactctcaacattgatcacataactgaataaacaaatactactttctctacactctcttgttggatgacaaacaccattcattgcgtagggctacaagagcacctcaatgccggagttaacaagctccacaacatttgatgttcatatttaaataaccttagagtgcataatagatcaacgcaattataccgagtactaacatagcatgcatactgtcaccatcacactatgaaaggaggaatagatcgcatcaatactatcatagtaataattaacttcataatctacaagagatcacaatcatagcttataccaagtactacatgatgcacacactgtcaccattacatcatgaaggaggaatagactactttaataacatcactagagtagcacatagatgatattcaactagatcacaaagctcatgatcacataaagatcacatgggagagagagatgaaccacatagctacggtagagcccttagcctcgagggagaactactccctcctcatcatgggagacagcagcggcgatgaagatggcggtggtgtcgatggagatgccttccgggggcacttccccgtcccggcggcgtgccggaacagagacttctgtcccccaaatcttggcttcgcgatggcggtggctctggaaggtttctcgtaccgtggcttattcgtctcgaagatttaggtcagggggcttcttataggtgaagagtcagagtcggagggctgacgaggccgccagacaatagggggcgcgccccccttgggccgcgccgcccacacgtgtggcccccccagggctcccctctggtgcctctccggtgttctggaagcttcgtgcaattataagatgttgggcgttgatttcgtccaattccgagaatatttccttactaggatttctgaaaccaaaaacagcagaaaacaggaactggcacttcggcatctcgtcaataggttagttccggaaaacgcatcaaaacgatataaagtgtgaacaaaatatataggtattgtcataaaactagcatggaacataagaaattatagatacgtttgagacgtatcaagcatccccaagcttagttcctactcgccctcgagtaggtaaacgataacaaggataatttcttaagtgacatgctactaacatgatcttgatcaatactattgtaaagcatatgcgatgaatgaagtgattcaaagcaatggtaaagacaatgagtaaacaactgaaccatataacaaagacttttcatgaatattactttcaagacaagcatcaataagtcttgcataagagttaactcataaagcaatagattcaaagtaga
It includes:
- the LOC127291835 gene encoding GDSL esterase/lipase At3g48460 — translated: MDLPGAVRSLSILLPILMAAAITVAAAAAAPAPPSPFRTVYAFGDSFTDTGNTHSTTGPYSFGYVSHAPYGATFFHRSTNRYSDGRLVVDFLAADALRLPSFLPPYLSTLSSNSAAANATNNPGGSVNFAVAGATAIEHEWFVKNNLSFDITPQSIMTELGWFDAHLKARRIAQKDVGEALFWVGEIGANDYAYSFIDAATIPRKLIRTMAVDRVTNFLEGLLKRGAKYVVVQGLPLTGCLTMAMTLAKPDDRDDLGCAGSVNQQSLAHNRLLQASLRRLRRDHPGAIIAYADYYAAHAAVMKSPAQYGFAEPFKACCGSGGGDYNFDVFSTCGSPEVPTACAQPARYVNWDGVHMTEAMYKVVAGMFFQDNAGKYFRPAFGSLLARKGHGN